The Terriglobales bacterium genome contains a region encoding:
- a CDS encoding DNA polymerase Y family protein has product MFFAAIYVPDFLVEAVVRAELRLYGSKVAIVDGTPPLVKVVAANSKARAAGIEAGMSELEAEPMPGLALRPRSPALEAAAHRALLECAQAFSPRVEEAAADTLLLDLAGLEPLFGPPQKMAHELARRARELGLESRVAVASNPDAAVHAARSFSGVTFVPAGREAERLGPLPLEALFLDPHAEAAQQILETFDRWGVRTFRALAALPSVALAERLGPEGLRLQTLARGAAARPLVPVEEPLEFEESVELEHPVVLLEPLAFLLNRMLERLCARLAARALAIQELRLRLQLEGTAAAHQRSLHFPLPTTDSKTLLKLLQLDLEAHPPGAPVVKITLAVAPAKPRPPQGGLFAPLSPPPEKLELTLARLAGVVGEEQVGSAELMDTHRPDAFRTVKFGGVTAQGAIQNARLKMQNAKKLALRRFRPPRRAQVETRAGRPAEVRFGPLRGRVVDLAGPWRTSGEWWTGEGWARDEWDVVLAPQPAQDAASMILCRIYRDLDSGAWFVEGSYD; this is encoded by the coding sequence ATGTTCTTCGCCGCCATCTACGTCCCCGACTTTCTGGTGGAAGCGGTGGTGCGCGCCGAGCTGCGACTGTACGGATCCAAGGTCGCGATTGTGGATGGGACTCCGCCGCTGGTGAAGGTGGTCGCCGCCAACTCGAAGGCGCGCGCCGCCGGGATCGAGGCGGGGATGTCGGAGCTCGAAGCGGAACCGATGCCGGGGTTGGCGCTGCGGCCGCGCTCGCCGGCGCTCGAAGCCGCGGCGCATCGGGCGTTGCTCGAATGCGCGCAGGCCTTCTCGCCGCGCGTGGAAGAAGCAGCCGCAGACACGTTGCTGCTGGACCTGGCCGGCCTGGAGCCGCTCTTCGGCCCGCCGCAGAAGATGGCCCACGAGCTGGCACGGCGCGCGCGCGAGTTGGGGCTCGAATCGCGCGTCGCCGTGGCCTCGAACCCGGACGCTGCCGTGCACGCTGCCCGCAGCTTCTCCGGCGTCACCTTCGTTCCCGCAGGCCGCGAGGCCGAGCGACTCGGCCCGCTGCCGCTGGAGGCGCTCTTCCTCGATCCGCATGCGGAGGCGGCGCAGCAGATTCTCGAAACCTTCGACCGCTGGGGTGTGCGCACCTTTCGTGCCCTGGCCGCGCTGCCTTCCGTCGCGCTCGCGGAGCGTCTGGGGCCGGAGGGGCTGCGCCTGCAGACGCTGGCGCGGGGCGCGGCGGCGCGGCCGCTAGTCCCGGTGGAGGAGCCGCTGGAGTTTGAAGAGAGCGTGGAGCTGGAGCATCCTGTGGTGCTGCTCGAGCCGCTGGCCTTTCTTCTGAACCGGATGCTGGAGCGGCTCTGCGCGCGGCTGGCGGCGCGCGCGCTGGCCATCCAAGAGCTGCGGCTGAGGCTGCAACTGGAAGGCACCGCCGCAGCCCACCAGCGCAGTTTGCACTTCCCTCTTCCCACGACGGATTCAAAGACGCTGCTGAAGCTCCTGCAACTCGATCTGGAGGCGCATCCCCCCGGCGCACCGGTGGTAAAGATCACGCTGGCCGTCGCGCCCGCCAAGCCGCGTCCGCCGCAGGGCGGATTGTTCGCCCCGCTCTCGCCCCCGCCGGAAAAGCTGGAACTCACGCTGGCGCGACTGGCGGGCGTGGTGGGCGAGGAGCAGGTGGGCTCAGCGGAGCTGATGGATACGCACCGGCCGGATGCCTTCCGCACCGTGAAGTTCGGCGGCGTAACAGCGCAGGGCGCGATTCAAAATGCGAGATTAAAAATGCAAAACGCAAAAAAGCTGGCGCTTCGGCGCTTCCGCCCGCCGCGCCGTGCCCAGGTGGAGACGCGCGCCGGACGCCCGGCCGAGGTCCGCTTCGGCCCGCTGCGCGGCAGGGTGGTGGACCTGGCCGGACCCTGGCGCACCTCCGGCGAGTGGTGGACGGGCGAGGGCTGGGCGCGCGATGAGTGGGACGTGGTTCTAGCGCCCCAGCCTGCCCAAGATGCCGCGAGCATGATCCTCTGCCGGATCTATCGCGACCTCGACAGCGGGGCGTGGTTCGTAGAGGGCAGCTATGACTGA